The genomic DNA AAATGAGAGCAGACAGTCCAGACGACCGATCAGGTTCGCATTCATCTGGATAGGCGGAATATATTCGGAAAGACAAAGCACCAGTTCGTTAAAGAGACGGGCTTCCAACGAAAGTATCTTCTCTTCCGCTCCCAATATCTTTTCTTCGTATTCTTTCAGTTCTTCGGTAATATAACGTTCGGCATTCACCAAAGTCTGTTTGCGTATCCATTCGGCAGGGACTTTGTCCTTGTAGGCGTTACGCACTTCGATATAATACCCGAAAACATTGTTGAAACCGATTTTAAGGCTCGATATGCCTGTCAGATCTATTTCCCGTGCTTGTACCTTCAAAAGATAATCTTTACCCGAATAAGCGATTGCACGCAACTCGTCAAGCTCGGCGTTCACGCCTGTCGCAATCACGCCGCCCCGGTTCAGCAAAGAAGGCGGATCGTTGTTGATCTCTTTTTCTATCCGGTCACGGATCAGGGCACAGGCATTCAACTGTTCGCCGATACGGCAAAGGCTCGGCTCATCGCTTGCCGTACAAGCCTCCTTGATCGGCTCGATGGCACGAAGGGCGACTTTCAACTGTACCACTTCGCGGGGAGAGACGCGACCGACCGCTACTTTGGAAATAATACGTTCCAGATCACCGATCTGTTCCAGCTTCTCTTCCAGCAGTTCTTTCACTTCGGGATGGCGGAAAAAATATTCCACTACGTCCTGGCGCTCATGGATCGGTTTCACATCCTTCAAAGGGAACAATATCCAACGGCGCAACATACGCGATCCCATCGGGGAAACGGTCTTGTCCAGCACATCCAGCAAGCTCGTCCCCTCCTCGTTCATCGTGCTGACCAGCTCCAAGCTGCGCACCGTAAACTTATCGAGGCGCACATAGCGATCTTCTTCGATACGGGAAAGAGAGGTGATATGCGAAATATGGGTGTGTTGCGTCTGATCCAGATAATACAGGATGGCCCCCGAAGCTACGACTCCCAATTTCAAATGCTGGACACCGAAACCTTTCAGGTTCTTCGTTTCGAAATGTTTCAGAAGCCGGTCGTTGGCAGCTTCCGAAGTAAACACCCAGTCATCCAGTTCAAAAATAAAGAACCGAGGACCGAAAGCCTCTTCAAAACGTTTACGGCTACCCCGTTCGACCAATACTTCTTTCGGTGAAAAATTATTCAGCAGTTTATCCACATAATCAACGGTTCCTTCGGCTGTCAGGAACTCGCCGGTAGAGATATCGAGAAATGCAATTCCACAGACATCCTTACCAAAATGAATGGCAGCAAGGAAGTTGTTTTCCTTATGGTTGAGTATATTGTCATTGATAGAAACACCCGGAGTTACCAATTCGGTGATACCGCGTTTCACTAATTTCTTTGTGAGTTTCGGATCTTCCAGCTGGTCGCAGATAGCTACGCGCTTACCGGCACGCACCAGTTTGGGCAGATAGCTGTCCAATGCATGGTGAGGGAAACCGGCCATCTCGATCGTTTGCCCCGGTCCGTTCGCTTTTTTCGTCTGTACGATACCCAGTATTTCGGCTCCGGTCACAGCGTCTTCGCCATACATTTCGTAAAAGTCGCCTACACGGAATAACAGGATTGCATCAGGATGTTTTGCCTTTATATCGAAATACTGCTTCATTAAAGGTGTTTCCACTATCTTTGCCACTGTTCTTTTCTTTTTATCTGTTCGACTGTACAAAGGTACGATTTTTCATCTGTCAAAAAATTCACGGATTGCTTTTTCATTTATTCCTTAGAAAAAATATAACTTTGTAAGCATCCTAACAAAAAACATATATCATGAAACAGGCAATTCTAATTTCGACCGGCCTTTTGCTGACAACTCCTTTCATTCACGCAGAGAAGAATAAGGACAAGAAACCGAATGTCGTTTTTATCCTTGCAGACGATTTGGGTTATGGCGATCTAAGTTGTTACGGACAAGAAAAGTTCGAGACGCCCAACATCGATAAGTTGGCACAAAGCGGAATGCGCTTTACGCAGTGTTATTCGGGGACAACTGTCAGTGCCCCTTCCCGCTCTTGTCTGCTGACAGGCACGCACAGCGGACATACCCCTGTACGCGGTAATCTCGAACTTGATCCGGAAGGACAGTTCCCGCTTCCCGACGATGCCCGCACCATCTTCGAAGTAATGAAAGATGCAGGATATAAGACATCCGCTTTCGGCAAATGGGGACTGGGCTA from Parabacteroides merdae ATCC 43184 includes the following:
- the mutS gene encoding DNA mismatch repair protein MutS is translated as MKQYFDIKAKHPDAILLFRVGDFYEMYGEDAVTGAEILGIVQTKKANGPGQTIEMAGFPHHALDSYLPKLVRAGKRVAICDQLEDPKLTKKLVKRGITELVTPGVSINDNILNHKENNFLAAIHFGKDVCGIAFLDISTGEFLTAEGTVDYVDKLLNNFSPKEVLVERGSRKRFEEAFGPRFFIFELDDWVFTSEAANDRLLKHFETKNLKGFGVQHLKLGVVASGAILYYLDQTQHTHISHITSLSRIEEDRYVRLDKFTVRSLELVSTMNEEGTSLLDVLDKTVSPMGSRMLRRWILFPLKDVKPIHERQDVVEYFFRHPEVKELLEEKLEQIGDLERIISKVAVGRVSPREVVQLKVALRAIEPIKEACTASDEPSLCRIGEQLNACALIRDRIEKEINNDPPSLLNRGGVIATGVNAELDELRAIAYSGKDYLLKVQAREIDLTGISSLKIGFNNVFGYYIEVRNAYKDKVPAEWIRKQTLVNAERYITEELKEYEEKILGAEEKILSLEARLFNELVLCLSEYIPPIQMNANLIGRLDCLLSFAKVAESNRYIRPDVNDSQVIDIKAGRHPVIEKQLPIGEPYIANDVYLDDEKQQIIIITGPNMAGKSALLRQTALITLMAQIGCFVPAECARIGIVDKIFTRVGASDNISVGESTFMVEMNEASDILNNMSSRSLVLFDELGRGTSTYDGISIAWAIVEYIHEHPNARAKTLFATHYHELNEMEASFKRIKNYNVSVKEVNNKVIFLRKLVPGGSEHSFGIHVAKMAGMPKSIVKRSNEILKQLETENRQEGIATEKRKGSIKSKPVKGIASSADGYQLSFFQLDDPVLSQVRDEIKNLDVNNLTPLEALNKLSEIRRIITGK